The following proteins are co-located in the Burkholderia sp. HI2500 genome:
- a CDS encoding copper homeostasis protein CutC, which translates to MNRNAASSVLLEVIATTVGDAKAAARAGADRLELVTAITEGGLTPSVGLIEAVVAAVPIPVNVIVRPHSRSFVYDADDLRVIERDVRAAVAAGANGVVFGALDARGDVDLGALARIAAAADGRALTFHRAFDVSRDLNAAFDALLRVPAVTSVLTSGGHPSVLDAVATITRLARQAAGSTCTVLAGSGLTVDAVGDFVRATGVRAVHFGSGVRPRGEVLAPVDQALVERVRAAIDGAAAHV; encoded by the coding sequence ATGAACCGAAACGCCGCCTCCTCCGTTCTCCTCGAAGTGATCGCCACGACCGTCGGCGATGCGAAGGCCGCCGCCCGCGCGGGCGCCGACCGCCTCGAACTCGTGACCGCGATCACCGAAGGCGGGCTGACGCCGAGCGTCGGCCTGATCGAAGCCGTCGTGGCCGCCGTGCCGATTCCCGTCAACGTGATCGTGCGACCGCACAGCCGGTCGTTCGTCTATGACGCCGACGATCTCCGCGTGATCGAACGCGACGTGCGCGCAGCCGTCGCGGCCGGGGCGAACGGCGTCGTGTTCGGCGCGCTCGACGCACGCGGCGACGTCGATCTCGGCGCGCTGGCGCGCATCGCGGCCGCGGCGGACGGCCGCGCACTGACCTTCCACCGCGCGTTCGACGTGTCGCGCGACCTCAACGCCGCCTTCGACGCGCTGCTGCGCGTGCCGGCCGTCACGTCGGTGCTGACGTCGGGCGGCCATCCGTCGGTGCTCGACGCGGTCGCGACGATCACGCGGCTCGCGCGGCAGGCGGCAGGCTCGACCTGCACGGTGCTGGCCGGCTCGGGGCTCACGGTCGATGCGGTCGGCGATTTCGTCCGCGCGACCGGCGTGCGCGCGGTGCATTTCGGCTCGGGGGTGCGGCCGCGCGGCGAGGTGCTGGCGCCGGTCGATCAAGCACTTGTCGAGCGCGTGCGCGCGGCGATCGACGGCGCGGCGGCACACGTGTGA
- a CDS encoding sensor domain-containing phosphodiesterase — translation MTIVQQERPAAASPYRFEREVSSGFERLATQHRDMTLTTVFQPIFSLSHQRAVGYEALLRAHDALDRAVSPLDVFGEAARRGELLQLDRLAQALHLENFALLGAEREWLFLNVHPGVLTDPFQAAALLANLKRLGMPPRRVVLEVLEQRAEDVERLAEAVREFRTHGFLIALDDFGAGHSNLERIWQLNPDIVKLDRIMLSHAAHRTGLTAILHGLVTLLHEAGKLVLVEGIETEHEAQIALSCEADFVQGYYFGRPAPGLPDSAAATGCIGELTERFRQQTDARERRDAQRLAPYLRAFERAAERLAAGEPLDEVCWNFLALDAAARCFLLDAHGRQSGRNVVLRADRALAEARFSPLADAQGANWLRRPYFRSAIAEPGRVQVTRPYLSINEAQPCVTLSVAVRIGDAQRVLCGDIDWRDDEADAG, via the coding sequence ATGACGATCGTGCAACAGGAGCGTCCGGCCGCCGCGTCGCCGTACCGGTTCGAGCGGGAGGTGAGTTCCGGCTTCGAACGTCTGGCGACGCAGCACCGCGACATGACGCTCACGACCGTGTTCCAGCCGATTTTCAGCCTGTCGCACCAGCGTGCGGTGGGCTACGAGGCGCTGCTGCGCGCGCACGATGCGCTCGATCGCGCGGTGTCGCCGCTCGACGTGTTCGGCGAAGCCGCGCGCCGGGGCGAGCTGCTGCAGCTCGACCGGCTCGCGCAGGCGCTGCATCTCGAGAACTTCGCGCTGCTCGGCGCCGAGCGCGAGTGGCTGTTCCTCAACGTGCATCCGGGCGTGCTCACCGACCCGTTCCAGGCAGCCGCGCTGCTCGCGAACCTGAAGCGGCTCGGCATGCCGCCGCGCCGCGTCGTGCTCGAAGTGCTCGAGCAGCGCGCGGAAGACGTCGAGCGGCTTGCCGAGGCCGTGCGCGAATTCCGCACGCACGGCTTCCTGATCGCGCTCGACGATTTCGGCGCGGGTCACTCGAACCTCGAGCGGATCTGGCAACTGAACCCGGACATCGTGAAGCTCGACCGGATCATGCTGTCGCACGCGGCGCATCGCACGGGGCTCACCGCGATCCTGCACGGGCTCGTGACGCTGCTGCACGAGGCCGGCAAGCTGGTGCTCGTCGAGGGCATCGAGACCGAGCACGAGGCGCAGATCGCGCTGTCCTGCGAGGCCGATTTCGTGCAGGGCTATTACTTCGGCCGGCCGGCGCCGGGGCTGCCGGACAGCGCGGCCGCGACGGGCTGCATCGGCGAGCTGACCGAGCGCTTCCGGCAGCAGACCGACGCGCGCGAACGGCGCGATGCGCAGCGGCTCGCGCCGTACCTGCGCGCGTTCGAACGTGCGGCCGAGCGTCTCGCGGCCGGCGAGCCGCTCGACGAGGTGTGCTGGAACTTCCTCGCGCTCGACGCGGCCGCGCGCTGCTTCCTGCTCGACGCGCACGGCCGCCAGTCGGGCCGCAACGTCGTGCTGCGCGCCGACCGCGCGCTCGCCGAGGCGCGCTTCTCGCCGCTGGCGGACGCGCAGGGCGCGAACTGGCTGCGCCGGCCGTATTTCCGCTCGGCGATCGCCGAGCCGGGGCGCGTGCAGGTCACGCGGCCGTACCTGTCGATCAACGAGGCGCAGCCGTGCGTGACGCTGTCGGTGGCCGTGCGCATCGGCGACGCGCAGCGCGTGCTGTGCGGCGATATCGACTGGCGCGACGACGAGGCGGACGCCGGCTAG
- a CDS encoding Na+/H+ antiporter, whose product MEIVFTVLILLLTVALSGAVTRNLPFQLPLPLMQIAFGAMLAWPKLNLHVTFDPEIFMLLFIPPLLFADGWRIPKRELYLQRRAILMLAFGLVFMTVLAVGYFAHWLIPELPLPIAFALAAVLSPTDAVALSGIAGKGRIPPQLMHILEGEALMNDASGLVALKFAIAAALTGMFSLRDASVTFVIVAAGGLATGALVSWAFSALSTRFLNAEQEGDPAPGIVMTLLVPFAAYLFAEHLDLSGVLAAVSAGMMMNYTSFSRKSTVASRVRAESTWAMIEFVFNGMVFIMLGLQLPHIIGRTLVDAHHTSDALVGRMIFNVCAMMLALYAIRFLWVWLLRWFASRRAARHGLAGTMAGVRTIAVMTVGGVRGAVTLAGVLSIPVALSDGVPLPGRDTAIFVASAVILGSLVVAVVGLPLLLRGVRSSRSPLGDEERAARAAAAQAAIRAIDSSHDAISVDLDESGAARCADISARVMDQYRRRLATLAEDGPTPRAEAKQAETMELQMRIAAVRAERSALYRLRSESKISDETLTKLLREIDLSETALSTRKKGIL is encoded by the coding sequence ATGGAAATCGTCTTCACCGTCCTGATCCTGCTGCTGACCGTCGCGCTGTCCGGCGCCGTCACTCGCAACCTGCCGTTCCAACTGCCGTTGCCGCTGATGCAGATCGCGTTCGGCGCGATGCTCGCGTGGCCGAAGCTGAACCTGCACGTCACGTTCGATCCCGAAATCTTCATGCTGCTGTTCATTCCGCCGCTGCTGTTCGCGGACGGCTGGCGGATTCCGAAGCGCGAGCTGTACCTGCAGCGCCGCGCGATCCTGATGCTCGCATTCGGGCTCGTGTTCATGACGGTACTCGCAGTGGGCTACTTCGCGCACTGGCTGATACCCGAGTTGCCGCTGCCGATCGCGTTCGCGCTCGCGGCCGTGCTGTCGCCGACCGACGCGGTCGCGTTGTCCGGCATCGCCGGAAAGGGCCGGATCCCGCCGCAACTGATGCACATCCTCGAAGGCGAGGCGCTGATGAACGACGCGTCCGGCCTCGTCGCGCTGAAATTCGCGATCGCGGCCGCGCTGACGGGCATGTTCTCGCTGCGCGACGCGTCGGTGACGTTCGTGATCGTCGCGGCCGGCGGGCTCGCGACGGGCGCGCTCGTGTCGTGGGCGTTCAGCGCGCTGTCGACGCGCTTCCTGAATGCCGAGCAGGAAGGCGATCCGGCCCCCGGCATCGTGATGACGCTGCTCGTGCCGTTCGCGGCCTACCTGTTCGCCGAGCACCTCGACCTGTCGGGCGTGCTGGCGGCCGTGTCGGCCGGGATGATGATGAACTACACGAGCTTCTCGCGTAAAAGCACCGTCGCGTCGCGCGTGCGCGCCGAAAGCACGTGGGCGATGATCGAGTTCGTGTTCAACGGCATGGTGTTCATCATGCTCGGGCTGCAGCTGCCGCACATCATCGGCCGCACGCTCGTCGACGCGCACCACACGAGCGACGCGCTCGTCGGCCGGATGATCTTCAACGTCTGCGCGATGATGCTCGCGCTGTATGCGATCCGCTTCCTGTGGGTCTGGCTGCTGCGCTGGTTCGCGAGCCGTCGCGCCGCGCGCCACGGCCTCGCGGGCACGATGGCCGGCGTGCGCACGATCGCGGTGATGACGGTCGGCGGCGTGCGCGGCGCGGTCACGCTCGCCGGCGTGCTGTCGATTCCGGTCGCGCTGTCCGACGGCGTGCCGCTGCCGGGCCGCGACACGGCGATCTTCGTCGCGTCGGCCGTGATCCTCGGCTCGCTCGTCGTCGCGGTGGTCGGCCTGCCGCTGCTGCTGCGCGGCGTGCGTTCGTCGCGCAGCCCGCTCGGCGACGAGGAACGCGCCGCGCGCGCGGCCGCCGCGCAGGCCGCGATCCGCGCGATCGACTCGTCGCACGACGCGATCTCGGTCGATCTCGACGAATCGGGCGCCGCCCGCTGCGCGGACATCTCCGCACGCGTGATGGACCAGTACCGCCGCCGCCTCGCGACGCTCGCCGAGGACGGCCCCACACCGCGCGCGGAAGCGAAGCAGGCCGAAACGATGGAACTGCAGATGCGGATCGCGGCCGTGCGCGCGGAACGCTCCGCGCTGTACCGGCTGCGCAGCGAGAGCAAGATTTCCGACGAGACGCTGACGAAGCTGCTCCGCGAGATCGACCTGTCGGAAACCGCGCTGTCGACGCGCAAGAAAGGCATTCTCTAA